In Desulfobacterales bacterium, the DNA window TTCGATAGGGCGAGCAGCACATGCTCGATGCTGACATACTCATCTTTCATGTTGGCCGCCTGGGCAAAGGCTTTATCCAAAACGTCCTTTGCCCGCTTGGATAAATAAACGTCATCCATGCCACCGCTGATTTTCGGAAATCGAGCCAAGGCCAGGTTGACTTCCTGCAATACGACACCGGGGGACACGCCGAGTTTGCGGCAAACGCCGATGGCGATGCCCTCCTTTTCCTCCAACATCGCCGCCAGCAGATGCTCCGGCTCGATTTGCTGGTGCCCTCTGGTTGAGGCCAGAGATTGGGCGTTGCTGAGCAATTCCTGAGCTTTTATGGTTAATTTATCAAAGCGCATATTTTCTTCCCCCTATAAAAACCATCTGTTTTAATTGATAGAAAAATAAACACGCCGCCGTTGTTGTCAATCCGAAGTCACCGGGTGCAATAAAAGCCAGTCCCCTTTACACTTTCTGAAAATCACCGTACCCGGGTGGCAAACCCGGAAAGAAACGAATGGATAACCGCTTTCCGATTTGGGACTAACCTTTCTTTTCATATACCATAACCGCGCGTTAGATTCAGGAAAAACGGCTTCGAATGACTTTTTGCTTGACAACTATCTAAATTTGAAAGAGATTTAACGAAAAAGCCCGTTAAACAGAAGCGGCAATACGGTAGTGTGAGCGATATGACTTGCTATCGGTTGCACAGCACATGACCATCGGCGGCGGCCCGCGTTAACTGACGTCCCGATTGTCTTCCTTCGCCCTAATTTCATCGCAGCACAAGCACCCATAAACAGGACGCATGATCGTTGTGTAGCACCCTATGAACAGGCCGATGCACCATGGATTATTCTTTCACCAATTAAACCATAAGGGGGGAGAGCCTATGAGACGCAAGTCCATGAACCCGTTTTGCCGGCGGAAACGACCTGCCGGCCATTTATTGTGGGGCCTTGCCGTGATGTTCTTATTGGTTTCACCGGCGGCGGGGTTTCAGTTTAATGCCGGAGACATGCAGGGCAGCCTGGACACCACGCTTTCCTATGGCCTAAGTTGGCGTGTGGCGGAGAGGGACGAGGAGATTGTCGGTCTGGCCAACGGTGGCAAGGCATACTCCGTCAATGGGGATGACGGCAATCTTAATTTCGGAAGAGAAATTTTCAGCAATGCCGTAAAAGCGACTTCGGAGTTGGACCTTAAGTACAAAAACGTTGGTGTGTTCGTCAGAGGCTCCGGGTTTTACGATTTTGAGTACAAGGACGGCAACAGGGATCACATAGATCTGACCGACGAGGCCTTGGACCTGGTCGGTTCGGATGTGCGACTGCTGGATGCCTATTTCTCCGCAGGCTTTGATTTGCTGGGCAGACCCGTTGAGTTTCGAATCGGCGAGCAGCTCGTCAGTTGGGGAGAGAGCACCTTTTTTCAGAACAGCATCAACACCATCAACCCCGTGGATGTCAGCGCCATTCGTTTGCCCGGCGCGGAGCTTAAAGAAGCGCTGCTGCCCGAAGGCATGATTTACGCCGCCATCGGCTTGAGCGAGATGATCTCGGTAGAGGGCTTTTATCTCTATGACTGGGATAACACGGATATTGACCCGCCCGGCTCCTATTTCAGCACCAGCGATTTTGCCGGTGACGGCGGCAGCCGCGTGATGCTGGGGTGGGGAAGGGTGTGGGAGTTCGGGACGAATTTGGGACCGCTGGGATTTGATCCGGATTTTCTGGCGGTCGGCAGAGCGGCCGATCAGGATGCGGACGATGACGGCCAGTTCGGCGTCGCACTTCGTTTGTTTACACCGATGCTGGCGGATGCGGAGTTCGGCTTTTACTTTATGAATTATCATAGCCGGGTTCCCGTGATCAGTGCTCAAACCGGAACGGTGGCCGGGGTCGACTTATCCTCCTCAGCCGCATTCGGTGCCAGGGTCGCCAATTTGACGGCGGCGGGTTTCCCCTACGCCACGGCTGTTTCCACCGCCGCAAGCCTGTCTGTCGATGCCTATTCCCAAACGGCCCGGTATTTTCTGGAGTATCCGGAAGATATTCAACTCTTCGGCGTCAGCTTCAACACGGATCTTGGCACCTCCGGCATCGCGTTGCAGGGGGAAGTCTCCCATCGCCGGGATGTTCCGTTGCAGGTGGATGATATTGAGTTGCTGCTTGCGGCCCTCTCACCCATCGGATTTAACCCCGCCTATAAAGATAACCAACTGAGAGTGTTCGGTGCCGACGAGACCATTCACGGGTATATCGAAAAGGACATCACCCAGGTGCAAGCCACTGCAACCAAGGCTTTCGGGCCGACCCTTCGGGCGAACACCTTTATTTTGGTGGGAGAAGTCGGCTGGACGCATGTTCACAACATGCCCGATAAGGACGAGCTGCGGCTGGAATCTTCCGGCACCTACACCAGCGGAAACGCTTCTCAAAGTATTCTGCCGGGAACAGACCCCACGAAACCCTTCGGCGGCGCGCACGCCGGAATTGCCAGCGAGCCCTCCGACAACTTTGCGGATCAGGATTCCTGGGGATATCGAATCGCGGGCCGGCTGGAGTACAGCAACGCCGTTGGTCCCGTCGGCTTGACGCCGCATTTTGCCTGGCAGCACGATGTGCAGGGAAACAGCCCCGGTCCGGGCGGCAATTTCCTTGAGGGGAGAAAAGCGGTTACCTTGGGACTGACCGCCGGTTATCTGACGAACCTGACCATGGATATCAGTTATACGTGCTTTTTCGGCGGCAGCCGATACAACCTGATCAATGACCGCGATTTTATCGGGGCCAATATCAAGTACTCATTCTGAAAAAAGGGGAGGATGTTATGGTTAAAAATGTTTTTATTTGTTTCAGTCTTTCCCTGCTGCTCGCTGTCGGCGCCTCGGTGGCCGTGGGCAAGCTGTCTATCGAGGAGATTGATCGGCTGGGCAAGGAGTTGACCCCGCTGGGGGGTGAAATGGCGGGAAATCAAGACGGCACGATTCCGCCCTGGACCGGCGGCATCACGCAGCCACCCGAAGGGTATACGATCGGCATGCATCATCCCGACCCCTATGCAGCGGATACCGTTCTTTTTACGATTACCGCCGCCAATATGAATCAGTATAAAGACAAGCTCACGCCCGGTCACCAGGCCATGCTGCAACTCTATGACACCTTTAAACTCAACGTTTATCCGACCCACCGCAGCGCGGCCGTCCCTCAGCGCATCTATGAGGCCACAAAAAAAGTGGCGGCCACGGCCGAGATCGTCAACAACGGGGACGGCGTTCAAGGCACCGTGATCGGCATTCCCTTTCCCATTCCCAAACAAGGGGTTGAAGTCATCTGGAATCATTTGGTTCGGTACCGGGGAGAGATCGCACTCAGACTGTTCGCGCAGGCCGCGCCGACCCGAAACGGCCAATACACGCTGGTTCAATTTGAAGATGAGTTCGATTTGCTGTATTGCCATGTGGGGATGACCGAAGAAGGGCTCAATAATCGGATTGCTTATTTCAAGCAGACGGTTACCGCACCGGCCCGACTCGCCGGGGGCATTCTTCTTGTGTATGAAACCCTCAACCAGGTCAAAGAACCCCGAAAAGCCTGGCTTTACAACCCGGGCCAACGCCGTGTCCGGCGGGCGCCCAATGTGGCCTACGACAATCCCGGAACCGCTTCGGACGGCGTTCGGACCAGCGATCAATTCGACATGTTCAATGGTGCTCCGGACCGGTATAATTGGCAATTGGTCGGAAAAAAAGAGATCTATGTGCCGTATAATTCCTATCAGCTTCACAGTGACAAGCTGAAATACAAGGATATTTTGACCCCATTGCACATCAACCCCGATTATTGCCGCTACGAACTTCACCGGGTGTGGGTGGTGGACGCCACGCTAAAGGACGGTGCCCGTCATCTTTATAAACGCCGCACCTTTTATGTGGACGAAGATTCCTGGCAGGTGCTCTTGGTCGATATCTATGATAACCGGGATCAGTTGTGGCGGGTTTCGGAAGGCCATGTCATCAATTATTACGAAAAACCCACCCTCTGGACGACACTTGAAGTGCACACGGATCTTCAATCGGGGCGCTATCTGGCCATCGGCCTGGACAATGAAAGCAGTATGTACGACTTTAATATTCAGCGAACGGCTGAAGATTATGTGCCTGCCGCATTGAGGCGGGAAGGCAAACGCTGATGCGCGTCATGACCTGTCGGCGGATTCAATGGCTGTTGTATGCCGGTGTAGCCCTGACCATGATCTGGGGCGACCCGGCAGCGGCCCTTGAATCTGAATCCGAATCCGCTGAGATCATGCCCCTTGCCGCCCGATCCCTGCTGCTCGACGGCGTTATGCTGAAAAGCGGCCGGTGCGTGGTTGTGGGCGAGCGGGGGCATATTCTCTATTCGGATGATCAGGGGGAAAGCTGGCATCAGGTGGCAGTTCCCACTCGGGCCACCCTCACGAGCGTTGCCTTTCATGATGATGCCACGGGCTGGGCCGCCGGTCACGATGCCGTGATTTTGATGACCCGTGACGGTGCAAAAACATGGGAAAAACTGCGTGACGCCCCGAAGGAAGAAAAACCCATTTTGGATTTATGGTGCGTTGATAGCCAAAACGGGTTTGCCGTCGGCGCCTATGGCTTGTTTCTTCAAACGAATGACGGGGGAAACACCTGGCGGCCGCACGTCATTATTGAAGAAGATCGCCATTTAAATCAGGTGGCTGCCGCATCAAATGGCAAATTCTATATCGCCGCCGAAGCCGGCCTGGCCTTGCGTTCCGTGGATGCCGGCCAAACCTGGCAGGATATCCGTGCCCCCTATGAAGGCTCTTTTTTCGGCCTGTTGCCCCTTGCCCATGACACGGTTTTGTTGTTCGGCTTGCGGGGGCATCTCTTTCGGTCCGAAGATGCCGGGGACGCGTGGGAAAAAATCGAGACCGGCACGGAAGCGATGCTCAACGCGGGCGTTCGGCTTTCAGACGGCCGGATCGTGATTGCGGGAAATGAAGGGACGCTGATCGTCAGCCGGGATGAGGGCCTTAGTTTCACCCTGCACCCGCAGGCGGACCGAAAAGGGATCTCTTGCCTTGTGCCGACGCAGGACAACCACCTGTTGTTGTTTGGCGAAGGCGGCGCTAAGAAGATTCCCGTCACCTTCGATTGATACCATGAGTGTCCGTTCATTAAGGAA includes these proteins:
- a CDS encoding DUF1302 domain-containing protein — translated: MRRKSMNPFCRRKRPAGHLLWGLAVMFLLVSPAAGFQFNAGDMQGSLDTTLSYGLSWRVAERDEEIVGLANGGKAYSVNGDDGNLNFGREIFSNAVKATSELDLKYKNVGVFVRGSGFYDFEYKDGNRDHIDLTDEALDLVGSDVRLLDAYFSAGFDLLGRPVEFRIGEQLVSWGESTFFQNSINTINPVDVSAIRLPGAELKEALLPEGMIYAAIGLSEMISVEGFYLYDWDNTDIDPPGSYFSTSDFAGDGGSRVMLGWGRVWEFGTNLGPLGFDPDFLAVGRAADQDADDDGQFGVALRLFTPMLADAEFGFYFMNYHSRVPVISAQTGTVAGVDLSSSAAFGARVANLTAAGFPYATAVSTAASLSVDAYSQTARYFLEYPEDIQLFGVSFNTDLGTSGIALQGEVSHRRDVPLQVDDIELLLAALSPIGFNPAYKDNQLRVFGADETIHGYIEKDITQVQATATKAFGPTLRANTFILVGEVGWTHVHNMPDKDELRLESSGTYTSGNASQSILPGTDPTKPFGGAHAGIASEPSDNFADQDSWGYRIAGRLEYSNAVGPVGLTPHFAWQHDVQGNSPGPGGNFLEGRKAVTLGLTAGYLTNLTMDISYTCFFGGSRYNLINDRDFIGANIKYSF
- a CDS encoding YCF48-related protein, which translates into the protein MRVMTCRRIQWLLYAGVALTMIWGDPAAALESESESAEIMPLAARSLLLDGVMLKSGRCVVVGERGHILYSDDQGESWHQVAVPTRATLTSVAFHDDATGWAAGHDAVILMTRDGAKTWEKLRDAPKEEKPILDLWCVDSQNGFAVGAYGLFLQTNDGGNTWRPHVIIEEDRHLNQVAAASNGKFYIAAEAGLALRSVDAGQTWQDIRAPYEGSFFGLLPLAHDTVLLFGLRGHLFRSEDAGDAWEKIETGTEAMLNAGVRLSDGRIVIAGNEGTLIVSRDEGLSFTLHPQADRKGISCLVPTQDNHLLLFGEGGAKKIPVTFD
- a CDS encoding DUF1329 domain-containing protein, translating into MVKNVFICFSLSLLLAVGASVAVGKLSIEEIDRLGKELTPLGGEMAGNQDGTIPPWTGGITQPPEGYTIGMHHPDPYAADTVLFTITAANMNQYKDKLTPGHQAMLQLYDTFKLNVYPTHRSAAVPQRIYEATKKVAATAEIVNNGDGVQGTVIGIPFPIPKQGVEVIWNHLVRYRGEIALRLFAQAAPTRNGQYTLVQFEDEFDLLYCHVGMTEEGLNNRIAYFKQTVTAPARLAGGILLVYETLNQVKEPRKAWLYNPGQRRVRRAPNVAYDNPGTASDGVRTSDQFDMFNGAPDRYNWQLVGKKEIYVPYNSYQLHSDKLKYKDILTPLHINPDYCRYELHRVWVVDATLKDGARHLYKRRTFYVDEDSWQVLLVDIYDNRDQLWRVSEGHVINYYEKPTLWTTLEVHTDLQSGRYLAIGLDNESSMYDFNIQRTAEDYVPAALRREGKR